The nucleotide sequence TCTTATTATAAGAGTATGTGAGTGGTGCAGAGCATGATTTTGCCTGGAGCAATGAATCTTTTGTTTGTAAGTTGGCGCATTTGATGTTCTCATTCCATCCAAGTCCACTTCAGTATTTCTCCATCATGTACATTATGCACATCTATACTTGAGCATGAATTTTTATCAAGtgcaaaaaaagtaattatggaccattagcaaaaaaaataaataaataaaaaactatactgatactttaatatataaattatattattttttttaaaatgtaataatgatttttattatcaGAAAAACACCcatcaaaatgactaaatgttttgtaaaaacttatttcatttacagtacataaactaCAAGTCGAATTTtggaataaatatgttttttctttttatgtttttgaaagacatgctcaccaaggctgcatttatttgattaaaatacagtaaaaaaagtaatattgtgaattataattgcaatctaaaatatttgaaaatgtaattaattctcgTGATGTTCAGCATcgtttcttcagtgtcacacaacttttttattttttattttttattttttaggatttttgATTGATAAAAAGTTAaacagatcagcatttatctacatttaaatttacatttattcatttagcagacgcttttatccaaagcgacttacaaatgaggacagtggaagcaatcaaaaacaacaaaaagagcaatgaaatataagtgctataacaagtctcagtcaggttaacacagtacacgtagcatgggcttttaaataataaaagacatttatatgaaatcaaaatcttatgtagcattataaatggcacttttgattcatttaatgcctttttgctgaataaaagcagctGGAGTGGAATGATTACTGAGGGGAAATTGCTGTTGTCTTGCTCCACTCACATACTCTTTCTATTAATATACTAAATCAAAGGcgtaaacaaaaacaacaaccagGTTCCACTTTTTCTTCCAAAGGCATCAATGCACCACTGCAAATTGGTTTTCTCGCAGTGAGAGATTCTGACTGACCTATAAATTTCCCTTCCCTTCAATAAGCTCCCAATCGGGCCTCCCCTCATCAAGGGCTCGGTCATAACTCTTGGCACAGTGGCAGGCAGCAATAGAAGCTCACTCAGGCAGAAGGTTAGTGCATTTCAGAGTTAGCAGGCGCTGGGTACAGGAGTGGGCAATGGCATGCAGGTTCTCACCTATGTACTGTCCATTGAAATAGCCTTCACAGTCACAGTCTTCTGTAGGGAGGCAAGCAGGGAGAGAGGGAGTGAGCAGAGGACACCAGGAGAGAGGAAGGAGGACTGCAGAACTACAGTTACACACGCAGGCTCAACAGttaggcaggcaggcaggcaggcaggcaggggACAACCGAGGGGTTTGTTATTTGCCAGGAAGAAAATGATGATGTTATAGTGTATAAATGTCAGGATACACTTGTGTGGTTGAGCAGGACTCAAAGGAAACCATGAGAGTTTATAACCTACAGTATACTGGAAAAGAGGCCCTTAGATTGAAAAAGATCATGAGAAAAGGTgataaagattaaaaacaaactaattgAATATAACATTACCAGAGAGCTGAAAATATTTGTAGGTGGTGTACTCAGTGATTTGTGTTTCTGTTGTACTGGCCAAAATGCCCATTGTACTAGAATTCTAATGTTCTAGACTTGCAAAAGCAAGAGGTGTCAGTTACTGATGCCACTGTAAAATGTGTTGATCTCAATATGAAACACATGAGGTGGTTATAATAAAGCACAACTATTACTGAGTGCACCTTTAGGAAGAGAACAGAGAAAGGATAGAAGGAGAAAGAGTCTTTGAGATCTCAGAGCATTAGTTGACAGTGTAGTAAGGAGGGACTTGATAAGGGAAACGATGGAAAATGGAATAAtgtcagaggaaaaaatatatattttgttgttgttgttgttgtttattaatttatttatactgtaaTATGTTATTGCTAGATCTGTTTTGGTTGTTCTTGAAAAAGAAGAACAATGTACTGCATTTTCCACTAGGCTATAAAACAAAGGATTTATGAATTTTGGAtatgttttaaacaaaattaaatcttACTTTTTGTAATCGGGAGATATAATGAAGTGATTCAAGAATGTCAACACCTCTAAGGTGAGATCAGCATCACAGGATACAGACATTTAGTGACTAGTCATGCTGGGTTAATTTTAAATGAGATAATACATTTTGTGGAACTTGATCccataatgcttaaaaaaaaaataatggaccATCAAAGTGTACCTTGTCCCTGGAAAGTGTCATACATTGAACCCTCTCTCTCAttgaaagtgtgtatgtgtgtttatagttGAACAGCAGTTGTCTCTTTCCAAGAATTAACATAGATTAGATGACACACTGGCCTAATGTCCTAATCACCGTGGAACCaacatgtgtgtgttgtgtgtatgtgagGCTGAATGTGTGAACTCAGACCTAGAAGACCTACCTTTATCACATCCCTGGTCATCTGGTGTCAGCGGTAATCAACAAAGGAAAATACATTATGACAAAAGAAGCCAAAACTGCAGACTTCATTTACTTTGAATGGGAAAAACTGCTAAAACCGGCCCGAGTTATTTATTAAATAGACCTTTATTATTTCAGTCATTCCCACATCATGCAGTTCAAAGTGCGCCCAGCAGTGAAGACCCACATACAGAGTAACAAAGGAAGACGCAGAAGAGGAGGGCATATAAATTAATGCTCAAGACGAGAGTCTGTGAGAGAGAACGGGTGAGAAGGGTGTTCGTCGTAGCATGTTGCATGTCAACTGTAGATGTgtctgttctctaatcagctttAGATTAGTGAACATGAAGCGCTTGTTTGGAGCCCAATAATCACCTGGCAActtcacacaagcacacacatcaGCAAATTATGCCTCCTGTTTGTCAACACTGATTAATAACTGAAGGACTTTTCTGTAAGGAAGGAAGAATTACTGAAATACTCACAGACAGCTTTATTTGGAGACTTGGAGCTTTGAAGGGAGCCCATATGTATTCTGTAGGCTAACCGCCTGAGGGGAAAACCATATGGGGAGAACCTCAAACAGGGCAAAAACATCAAATCTCTTGACAATAATGTTTTGCACTAGTTTGACTTGATATTCCTGTCTCAGGAGCCATCAGATATACTACTGAGTGAGATCAAACACATTCAACTGTGAGAAAGAAATACTCCTGTTTTAAGCATGAGAGTATAACCAGCCAAGATGCACCCTGCTGAGATAAAAGAGGGGACGGGACAAAAAGACAGGATGGCCCatctatttcaaaaataaaacctaGAGGGAGaataatttagaattaatttgattaatttagccTAAAGGAAAGCACAGCTTTTACACTGATCGTATAAACCTGATTCATAAAACATTAGCGctgttatttacaaatataaaacacaCTGAAGCTAATTTTGTAGACGTGCTAATATTGCAGACAATAGTTTTTAAGCAACCTAAGTTatcctgtgtaaaaaaaaaaaaaaagagagagagagagacaaaaaagcTAGCTGGGTTGGAAAATAATCAACGAAATGCTTTATTGGACTAAATTAAcactttgtatatatatttatatatatgtatatatttaatagaaatgACTGTCAGACCACGGcaaaaaccacaaaaacaaaaagcagcaTTTTCTGTCTTGCGATGTTGCTGGTCAAGTTGTATTGAATGACTGATTAATTATTTGATTGACTGATTAAGCAGGGCTACTaaaaaatatttctcaatttCTAGCCGACTAAACAGCCTTGAGGTAGTAAGGTGTGTGTTTTCTGGATGTTTTGTCCCACCTCTCCTGAAACTGTTTGGAGGGGATGAGTCCTGCACGCAGGCTGCAGTCTCCCACTCTCTTGGCCTGCCACCACGTCTGATCATCCTGACTGACCACCTGCAGGATGTCTCCACGCTTAAACGGCAGCCCTGCCTCCTGACACGGAGTGGCTCTGTCCTCCAGTGGAGTGTAATCAAACAGCGCCCGCATGAAGACCTGAAGAAAATCCAAATCCAGTGAACAAGACAAAAACTGGAGGGATGCTGGACTGATTACAATGTTTTATCCCGTTTTATAGTCAGTTACCTTGCTCTCTTTGAGCTTGTCCTCCTCTCTGATTGCTGGGATGATCTTCAGTGTGATCGAGCCTTGTGACTGAgactaagaaaaaaagaaaagctcaaTTACTTCTTTTATTCTAACAGTAAGCAGAAATTATTATAGTATGGTTTTATTTGGATTCATTGttttttaacaattaattatATGATATGGCAATTAATTAACTATTctaattaatcataaaaaaacaatcaaattaaaattatatatatatatatatacaggtccagAAGGTCTAGGAGAGAAGTGTTACCAGCAGTTGACTGATCTCATCTGGGCCCTTGTGCATTACAGAGCTGCCATTGACCTCTCTCAGTTCATCACCGACATGCACCAGACCTGTGGAGAGAGGAGGGCTGATTTACAGGCTCTACCTGCTGTGTGTGATCCATAATAAACTTTGTAGGCATagttcaattattttttaatgaaaaaaaataaaataataataattcccacTGCCTAGTGCCTATGCTATATACACGTGGCAACATCTGTGGTCAGGTGGTTAAAGAGTCTGTTTGATTCCCTTGATTGGGTCTCTGGAGACTCTCTTTGACCACGCAGATAGGTCATGTGTAATTGCAGCAGACATGCAGCCTAATGCCTATCACAGAGGTAAAAAAAGAAGAGTTACAGGGGTATTCAGACACTTCAATGGGTTTGGGGATGAATATAGGACCTTTGAAGACTGCATTGGTTTTCCATTGATATACTCAGTGGTAATTGAAAAAGATTTTCAGGAGAATATTTGGTAAAAAAGCTTTCCATTAGAATTATTATGGATTTCAGCATGGAGTAAAATGAGGCCACAAGATTGAAGACAAATTCTTTGAAGTGTCACTCACCACTCCTGTCTGCAGCCCCTCCTTTCATGATCCGAGCCACAATCACGGCCCCTGTGGACTCATCCCGGCGAATAGTGGCACCCTGAGAGACAAAGAGAAGAGAACTGCAGAGAAACACCAAACAACTATGAGCTTATCAATGATGGTGCTGATTGATCAAATTGTTTTGAATCTCGTTTAACTTTCCTTTTCAAAAAACAAGTCTTCATGTTTAGTGACCCAAAATGTATTTGGATACTTTTcacacttacagtgtattcattTTCTTGAATCATTTGCATTCCTACATGTAGTTCAAGTCAGTTTTGTTATTTGATTCTTAAAGCTAAATTAAAACATCACTGATcactaaataaatacttaaactgaaaaaaaaatatcatatatatatatatatatatatatatatatatatatatatatatatatatatatatatatatatatatatatatatatatatatatatatatattataaataataaaatgacaaaagtacaaacAATTACAACAAAACTAAACAACTACAACTAAACTaccacaacaataacaaaaatgtaagaaaaaaatgaatgcttttcaaaatattacttaacactataataatatattaataatagtaaaataaaaagtgtccTAATATTTTCAGGGTCACTGTGTTTGTGcaacttctttctttctcttaccAGTGGCTCTTTGTTTTTGACTAGGCGGACAATCTTGACAGACTCCTCGTCTAGCTCATCCTCAAAGTCATCGGGCAGAGGAGGCAGCACTGGGTCAAAGTTCTTCTGCGCCACCGTGTCATGCACTGACAAAACCGCCTATCAAGCAGAGTAGCTATGTCTATGAGCTTCTAGATTTAGTTTTTGACTAAGTTATCATGAAGGTCTAACAATAAAAGTGTACCCTGAGATGTGGTGATGTCAGCAAATGCAGCAGCTCTTTTTCCTCAGCACTCATTGGTCCACTTTGCAGCTCCTCTGCCACCTACCAATCAGTGACAAAATCAAAGCATTTCACAAGCTATCGAATAGCTGACTTGAAAAATAGTTTCATAATATTGCCTAATAAAACACTTCACTACATGCAATCTCAAACGTTTGGAATAATTACAACCTTTATGGTTTTGAGACAAAAATCTTATGCATaacaaggctggatttatttgatcaaataaataacagacagacagaaatatcgtgaaatagtattacaatttatttccaactgtttactgttttaatctattttaaaatgtaattcattcctgtgatggcaaaaaaaattttttttagcagccattaaaaacaaaaatcatctttaaatcatcattaaaatcatcaaaatattaacatttaacattatataaaataataacattttgatcaaataaaaataattgcaacCTCGGtaagcataagaggcttcttttaaataaaaaaaaaagtttttattaattattatttattggtttTTACTGGTTTTTTGATTAGAATCTTGGTCTATTGGTATTCTCATCAGACAATGAGAGTTAAATGGGGGAGTGTAACAACGGCTCTCTTTAAAGTGACCAATGGGGTTCGACAGGGTGGAATTCTgtctccttttctttttaatgtgtatatgaATGATTTGTCTATGATTTTAAATGCTTGTGGTACAGGTTGTAGGGTTGGTGACTCACTAATTAATCACCTTATAGTGCTGGTATACAATAGCTTTTGAGACTATGCACACAGTATGGTGTAGATTTTGATATAAAGTATAATCCAAAAAAGAGTAAAATTATGACTATAAGAAGTAGAGATGATAAACATTCTCATTTTCCTGATTTTTATCTATCTGGTACTGTACTTGATGTATGCACAGATATTACATATCTTGGCCATATTATTGCAAATGACCTGTCTGATGACAAGGATATTTATAGGCAGCATCGTAAGCTGTATGTGCAAGTATGTGCTCTGTCCCTGTGAAGATTTCACTCTTTTGAACATACTGTACACCGTTGTATACTGCCTATCTTTGGTGCCGTTATAAGCAAGATAGCATTAGAAAGCTTACAGTGGCTTATAATGACAGCATGAGGCTGCTGCTAAGAGTCCCAAGAGACTCCAGTGCAAGCCATATGTTTGTTAGTGCTGGGGTACCTACCTGTGCTGCAGTCTTGCGTAACTTAATGTTTAGATTTATGGGTAGGGTGTCTGAGTCAAAAAATGATCTAATTGCTGTGTTGGCTAACCCTAGACGAAGTTCTGTAAGATTTTCGTCCAGACTGTGGAACCATTGGTGTACATGTCTGTATATTAGACACTGAACACTGTGGAGGGTCTATTTTTACttcttgtatatttattatttgttttttgttttgttttttcttctatgtatgtgtttttgtattgtactATGGATCCCTCTGGGTCtggaaataaagtttattatttattaaaaacaatttatatatatatattttagatttcattgtttgtatattaaaataaaataaaaaattagtgaCATTTTGGAGCAAATTTGCCCCTTTAGCATAACTAAATTAGAAGCACACATTCTTATtcaatttaattaactttttcagCAAAATGTAAGTTCTACTTTTATTAAAGTTAATGAGTCAAACGTTTTAGGGTTCCCTCATTACCCCCAGATACCATTAACGTCTGTTCTCATATATTATTGTAAAACACCATTTATCTTGCCTATGGTGATGTGATATGACATACTGCAGCACTTACATCTTCTGCCAGAGCGGAGGCACTGTGGAGAACTGGGGTGGGGCTCTGCTTTTCATACTGACGCAACTTCTCATGGATCTAACAAATACATGCACAATGCACATACAGAGCTGAAGATGATTGGTCTTTTACACATTTccagcatacatttaaaaataagcgAAGGTAAATGATACatgctttaaataatttataatatatgatGCTGCATATATGAAGTGAGTTCAATGCAAAACCTGcattaatgacacacacacacacaccttcatcaGGTAGCTGAGACTCCTCTCACTGAAGACATCCTTGAGGAAGACCATGTCCTCTTTGTGATTGGCATCTGGACGCAGCTGTGATGTCAGCAGGGCAAGCGTCTCATGCAACCCTGCATGCAAACAGGAGATCAGTGAGTGTCAATACTGTTACTATGCATATAGGCCTACATATGTGTTTTTATGAAGGTTGTACATGTGCAGTGCACCTGCTCCTGCAGAGTGGACTTGCATGGCTTCTTTCATCGATCAGGAAGGGTTGAGCTGAAAGAGAGATAATCATCATTACAGTACTTCAAGTGCTGACATTTGCGACTATAGCTTAAAGCAGGGGTCACCAGatttggtcctggagggccggggtcctgtagagtttagctctaaccctactCAAACACACGTGAACCTACTAATCAAGGTCTTTTATTGGTTTACAAGTTTGGTGACAGCTAGTTTAAAGTCAAATCATACTATCATTTTGCGTTAGTTAGAGATgccattaatttattataatttcagcTTCCGTGTGTTTACAGCACACATAGCAGACAAAAAGTAAGCATGTTCAATTCATAAACAAATGAGTCTTATGAAACAATTCTTTTTACtgagtcagtgaatcattcagtACTGTAAATTGGTTACTACTGAGTTTTTTAACTGAACTGCCTGTTATTCTTCAGTCGGATTCTAAATAAGATTTCTGAGATGTTGTAGTTTATTTCTTTCATCAGAACACATACTGTAGCAGTGATGTTAAATGGTTGTTAAAAGGTAAATCAGCATAACCTCCGAACAACCATAACTCTTTGTCAAGACAAGACACACTTGCAACTGCTACTGAACTGAAGCAATACTGAACTGACTTAAGCTGAATATTGACACTTTTATTTTCTGAGCTGCttatgaatgaattaaattttaaaacattaacactGTTACCCATTTATTGATGTGAATCTGCTTTGAAAGAGTCTGCATTGTATAAAGTGGAATATTGATGTCCCAAAAAACAAATCGACCAGAGTGTCAGGATTgagacacacaaaaacatgtcaCAGATGACAGAAATAAACTCACAAAGGCCCATGACACCAGAggttcataatttatttatttatttattgtttgtttgtttgtttgtttcagtgtttTGTTCATCTACCATCTATCTCCTTGCTGGTTTCCTCAAGTCTCTAGTACTCAGTTTAAATGCCTGCAGTAGATCGGTAAATCAATATATCCCATCAATATTAAGCATGTGACATATCTTATATCATTTTACCCAGTGTGCATTGCCTTGATATGATTAACAAATTTTCAGCCAAGATTAAGTGTTAGAAGAGAGGGGAGAAGGTGAATGGAAGAGCTGAGTGATGCTGTTCTGTGGGTGCCAAGAGGCCACAGCAGGAACACAAAGCTCAGAGTGCTGCCACAACTTACTCTTTTACTCTATCTCTCCCTCGCACACACTCTTCCAAAGCAATTCACAGATGCCATGCTTTCAAAGTCCCTAGTGAAACAGAAATAGCATTTCCACAAGCAATGGTCTAGAAATGGGGCAAGAGACAAAAAATAGAAGCTGCTGCAGTTTCTCTTCCACATAACACTCAACATAAGGTGTGTTGTAACGGAATGAGTGTTATCCGTTGAACTAGTTAGAAATAAGCTGTAGTAGAGTTTGAAACTTCGCATAGACTGAGAGTCTAGAATGAATACTGATGGTGCTGATGTAGATCGATATGGACTGTTCAGCATTGatgtttaaatgtactaaattaaaaacatttacttcaAGTAAAAATGTAAAGTCTGAGCAATAAGGAAAAATTAAGCAGAGGAAATTTTTGTTATTCTGTGTAAATGAAAAAGCTTATGCTTATTTAGGAATATTAACTACTAAAAGCCAATCATGCAGATAATCTTGGTAACATATGTAACCATCGTTCCCTTAAGGAGGGTAACAGAGACATTTAGTGACCCGGCTGCTTAGAGGTGGTACAGCAAGTATGGTGACGGGACGTCACGTCAGTGACCTACAAATTGGCATCCTCTACCAAAGAGCCATGGATGCttccccttccagtgccctgtgcgagctgcGTGTGCCCCTTTTTGGTGTAGGCCAGGGCTTGCAACAAGAAGACCATTCACCATTTTTACTGCATTATCCACTCAGTGagactggataacactgggaaaacgtacccattCCACTTGGAACAGGGATGCTGCAGAAGCCCCATCCTTTCCGAAGGAGGTTTCGAAAGCAAATATGCATATGAACACCTGTTTACGTGTATATGAAAAATTGGAGCTAATTGTAACCCTCTTGGAAATGGCATACGTCTGCCAGGGGAAACATGGGCTCTGAGGCTATACCATGGACTTTACACATATGGGATCCACTTAGGTCTCAGATATGGAACCCAGGCAACTACAGTTCACAGGGATTCATCGGGAGAAAGCCTTGCGGCAGACATTCCACTGTGTCTGGCTGCTGAGGGGATGAAGGAGCTCGACAGGGTCTACAATATGGACACTCTCAAACCAGCGCcaaggaggatgcaacacttctagcaGAGTGAGCTCACAACCTGAACGGGCAAGGCACACCCTGTGCATGATAAGCCAGACTGTGCATGACTGATTGCAAAGGCTAAGGCTAAGGGCACTGCTGTAGTgttttaagcactagagacaggtcctaAGAGGGTATGGAGGGGGGCTGGGGAGCATTTAACCTTCCGGCCTCCCTAAGGAACCCGATGACCAGGTCATGCTTACCTATCGACTTCCCTTCCATGGGGTCATGGTTAGCTGCTATTGCAGCAACATAGATTTCAAAGGTGAAGGGAGAGAGCCTTCGCTCCAGCTCTAGCTGAAAAATGCCTGGGGGTCTTCTTGACAAGAAGAACACTACTcgatgaacaggttccacttcatgGTGAAAGCATGTCTCAAAGACGGTGTTTTTcgccgaagtgatggtgtccaCTACATTTTGGGATAGGTTACCAACAACTTCCACTTCCCATCCAGGGACCATACATTAAGTTTCTAGAGGACTGGACGAGGGTGCCACAGTGTGCCATGTTTCAGAGTAAGTAGGTTCTTCCTCAGAGGATTCCGCCAGGCAGGGACTGTCACGAGGAGCATTAGTTttgggaaccaggtccgagtgggCAACAAAACATGCTCCTCTCTGACTCTTGCACAGCGTCTGTGCAAGTATGCTAACTTGAGAAAAGATACTTGCGCAGGCCCGCAGCCAGCTTTGTGCCAGTGTGTCCATGCTGAGTGTTCCCTCATTCCCTAGAACAACTGACAGTGAGAggtttctggagaggcaaacaggtctacctgagtggcTCCAAAACTTTTCCAAATCAGCTGGGACACCCGGGGTTGGAGTTGCCACTCTACTGGAAGTTAGCTCAAGGCAGCTCGTTGTTTGTTTGGTTGAGCAGGCCCGGAATGTGATTGgcatgaagtgacctcagaaTCTTCTGATCTTCTGATCAGTGAGACCACTGTCCTGGAGGCCTGAGCATGGTCCATTGTTGGTGCATCCGCAACTCTCCATGCCCTCCCAGGACCCAGAAACAGAGAAAACTGCTCTCTCGTCAAGATTTTCCATATTCTGCACTCGGCCCTCCTCCGGGAGTGGGAGAGGTTTCTTCACCATCCCCCAAGAGCTAGTTGACCTCTCTGGGTGAACTAGGCACATGAGGTAGCAATTGTGATCATCACCCATAATTATCCCATCTAGAAACGACTGGGTGATACGTTGTATATAGCAATACCCACATAACCACAAAGACGTAACATCAAGTTTGCAACACAACTTATTAAAACTCTTATTAAAAAGAATCCCCCCTTAAATGCTCTTTTAGAAAAAAACCTATTTTTGGAGTGCTGAAGCACACAGGGGAGATGGCAATCTGCAACACAAACAGAGGGTCGTGCAGCCCACCTGACATGGGAAACCACCACCGCTGAAGCACCGTACCCCCAACACGTAGAGCTTTCAAAGAGTACACTGAAATCGTTCAGTCTTCTTCTTTCAGTAGAGTAGTCATGAGCAGAACGATGTGATCACTCGGCTCTGAAgcaaaaacctggtatgcattgcacctgctgcctttttatgctcatGCTGTGATCAGTGGCTGCTGGTTAATACCTGCATGCCAGTGTGCACTGGCTCGTTTagttacactcgaagtagattggtatctcaaaaaaaaagaaattatatatatatatatatatatatatatatatatatatatatatatatatatatatatatatatatatatatatatatatatataatatatataacaagcCATGTGTGATTGCACAGTATATGTAAGAATATGGCAAATCACAGATAGTTTTACTCATAACATAGAGCTGCATTCAATTCTCAGAAATATCAGGAGAGTGAATGTGAGAGATAAATTTATAATCCCATCATTGCTACCACAGACAGGAATCCGCTATTACTTTTTCTTTAAAGGATGATGTCATTCCCACTTCTGCTGTTCTGTTAATGATGTAATTGGTTAAAGAGCTTAGTGGAAGCAATACACAGGGGCATATGAGGTGTGTTTTTAaagggttttgtgtgtgtgacagagagagagagagagagagagagagagagagagagggttggTATAAACAGCAAGGCCAAGTTAATACTGAGAAAAACAGGTTCAGGACTAGTGTTAGATAaacaataaatgataaatgtacaGTCTATCAGTAGAGAAATTCCATGTTTTTATGATAttggaaaataattaataaaatgaattactaaaataatttattcctaaaatacacacatttttatttgatgcatttttggattctttgataaaaCTAAGTTtagaagaacatcatttatttaaagtagtAATTCTAAGTCTTTACATGGTAAGATTTTACCAATTTAATATGTCCATGTCcaagtattaatttcatttttttgttaccCCATCCTTTTAAAATGGtatgtataataaattatttgtttggaTATGTTATAATATATTGCTTGCATATTATGTTATGTAcactatgtttatatatattagtatctTGTTATGTAGAAAGCCAATGCAAAGTTAATGTTGCTTGGCTTGTTCATAAacctaaaaagacaaatattaACTTTGACATAATAAAAGCATGAACACGTCATCGTGTGCTATTTCTATCCAGAACAGCTTGCCCTTTTCAGTTTTGGGCTTGTAGCTaagaaaaccacacacacatgaacacacagagagagatactGACAAAGACCTTTCTGCAACCTTATTGGCTTTGAAGGTCTCTTTAGGTCAGAAAGCCTTCAGCAGATAGTACATCTGTTTGGCCTGCCTAATTCGCATGGATGTGTGCTGAATTTCAGAACATCAAATACAATCTGGTTGTTAAAAAACTTTAAGGgtgtataaaacacatttaatgttgTTAGGTGAATGGTGCTGTCTGCCTGCTGCCAGGAGGAT is from Carassius auratus strain Wakin chromosome 28, ASM336829v1, whole genome shotgun sequence and encodes:
- the LOC113047350 gene encoding MAGUK p55 subfamily member 3-like isoform X4, giving the protein MKEAMQVHSAGAGLHETLALLTSQLRPDANHKEDMVFLKDVFSERSLSYLMKIHEKLRQYEKQSPTPVLHSASALAEDVAEELQSGPMSAEEKELLHLLTSPHLRAVLSVHDTVAQKNFDPVLPPLPDDFEDELDEESVKIVRLVKNKEPLGATIRRDESTGAVIVARIMKGGAADRSGLVHVGDELREVNGSSVMHKGPDEISQLLSQSQGSITLKIIPAIREEDKLKESKVFMRALFDYTPLEDRATPCQEAGLPFKRGDILQVVSQDDQTWWQAKRVGDCSLRAGLIPSKQFQERRLAYRIHMGSLQSSKSPNKAVSGLRRSFRLSRKDRRGSSGEASVSDQNDTEFLTYEEVTRYQQKPNERPRLVVLIGSLGARINELKQKVIAENPHRYAVAVPHTTRPKKSHEKEGVEYHFVTKEVFDADAQNNKFIEYGEYKENLYGTSIAAIRSVQAKNKMCLVDVQPEALKALRTAEFKPYVIFVKPRIPESRRRRSAATSPGGGEHGRITEEDLQEMRLSAQQTDQQYGHLVDRVLIKEDTASACAELRSILERLERETFWVPVSWIKA